In Lactuca sativa cultivar Salinas chromosome 5, Lsat_Salinas_v11, whole genome shotgun sequence, the DNA window ttaaaaatacaaatttaatatcaatatttaaacattaaatttaatatcaatatcaattttagagctctcattaattatgacatttatttcattataaatatatcaattcTTTTTCAAGGAAGCATTTATTTCTTTCAATATTATAAGCGAAATAAGTTATGATATGTGAACAAATcataaaattacatgtggaaataaataaattctaaaaatctattaaaatgtcatgtgtccaaatcaaTGAGGACATGACATGTGGCAGAAAATGAGTTTTATTAATTAGTataaatttcgggctgtacactgttaatccaaaacttcgaaaaatcataacttcctcatacgaagtcagatttgggcattctttttatggacactctcagtttaacgtattctacgactttcgtttagatcgctaaggctaaaactcactctatcgtaaattcgctatttacgtttcccggtatcgtgccggttccgttgcgaaacttcgacaggtcataactttttcgttagaacttggatttcggcgttctgtatatgtacgaaaaccttgtgacatatactacaactacattaagattatttactctaaataatctttgtcaaaaagtcgttttcgacacttattgcctctaatttgactagtccggatctacaggcgttacaattaccTACCATTGTCAGTCAACATAAGCTTCAATGATATTTTGTATAGTAAAAAAAACAATACTTCGTTACTTTGTTAAATCATTTTCACCTAAAATTTTACATTTGAGCATCAGCAAGGGATAAACATAGGGGACAAGTTTAGAGGGTTGTTGCCAATATGTAACTACTTTATGACTATTTTTTTCATAAAGTAGCACAAACATTTCTTAATAGAATCCAGACTAACACACGAACTCATAAGAATATTATTACATCTTATATTATCACAAATAATTAGGCATTTCTTGTATAAGCCATTGGATCAAAAATAACAAAACCCACTATAAGCTCAGATATCAAATAGCATATTAAAACGCTACAAATAATAACTAAAAATATGTTTACAACATATTTTTTTCCAGCAAATTTCACACATTAATTTCAACACTTGCAAAATACGAACGAGTTTTTTTCGTACAAGAAGTTAATCTTTTAGACACCAATAGAAACAAGAAGAGACAACAAACATCCCAAGTAACAAAATATGAAACATTAAACACAATCAAACAACCAAAAAATTTATAAACTATATATAACACCCAGCTTTAATTGAAGCAGAATATACTTATTATGATTCCATGCTGATCTCCTCTACTGGGGGAGCATCCTATCATAAAAAACACaaatcaattaacaattaatgatAATCAAGAAACATTAACTTAATCTTAATTTGACTTTTCTATGAGTCAAATATCTCACCatgttttctttgttttcttgGGTAATTACCTCCTCAGGAGAACTTACCACCACCCCTGCAAAATAATGTCcatgttacaaaaaaaaaaaaaaaaagtgttgaAATAATTTCATATATCAAAGACAAAATTATTCAATCACCTTCAGTAACAGATTTCTTTCCCTTGCTTTTGACAATCTCTTTTGGCTTGTTTGTGGCTTGCTTCTGCATGTTCTTTTGCTgatttgtcattttcttatttgTTGAAGCTTTTGTATGTTGTACAGGTttcttttgattattttcttTGACAGAAATACCACCATTGTTGCTTGAAGACTTTGGTTTCGGTTTGTGAACTCCATTAATAGAAGACAAACTGATTGCATCTTCAGATATCTGGGAACAACAGGTTTCAGAAACTTGAACACCTTCAATGCTTTCTGATATGTCATAAAGCTGAAGAACTTCCTTTGCAGATTCCCCAAGTTCAAGAATGTTGTGGCGCAGAGTGTAGGACTTGAGTTCATCTCTCAGTAGTTGAAGATTCTATAAATTCAACAGAAAGTGGGAAAAAAATGATTGAATACAATAAACAATTACCATCTTTATTAGGTGAAGAAGATTTGTGATACCTCACAAGCAGCGACTTGAGCAAGTTTAAAGAAACCAAGTGAAACTTGGTGCTTTCCAGAAGCTTCAGAGAGCTTGATCTGAGAGAGCCAATATGAAGCTGAAGATAGAACACTGAATTTCCTTCGGGTTAATGATCTAGAAGCATCTGAAACTGGTGTGTTGTTTCTAGACCTGTTTGTTCTTGCATCTGATGTTGGAGTTGTGTTGCTGGCTAGTTTGGTAGCAGGGGTGGTGGTTGACTTGGTGGGAATGGAGTACCTTCTTGGAGGCTTTGCAGATTTGTCTTTGGCTGATAGATCAAGAACACTAACACTTTGACTCACACTTGAAGCTTTTCCCCTGTGGATAGAATTAACATGAATCATAATTAGTTATGGCGTCATCCATTTCCTTCATGGTTGATCGCATGGAAGAAACCTGTGTAAAACTGTAGATTTAAGTCTAAAATCGACCATAGAGACTCCATCACAAATGCTGAAAAACAATGTGACCTAACAAATTGAGTGCAGAGACACTAATCGGGTGAATCTTAAGCAACAAAGAGTAGTTCCTAGATTACAAAACCAATAGCAAAGCATAGTAGAGATAAAGAAAACTGGATACCTAATTATTTGATTACGTTACTTTAGAATGAAGGTAAATTGAACATCAGCAAATGGAATAGCTTAACCACAATTGAACAAACACCTTATAGTCCTTCAAGTATAATGTCCTAAAACGTTGAACAATAGTGATAAGGACTTAATAATTAATCCAACCAACTACGACCACCAGCATCGATGAAAATTTTACAACGATTACGTATGGTGTTATCACAGACAATAGCTTGAGCCGGAAATTCAACATAGAACATCGTTTTTTCAAACGTCCGCCAAAAATGACAAACAGCGATTACACAGATGTAAATTAAGGCGTGTAGAAGATATATATCATTATTATAGCCAAAATTAAACCTTCTAGATGAGGAAGGAGTTGATGTAGCTGACAGAGGCGGCTTATCATCCTTCGACTTGGTGCCCGATCGGAGAGGATAACGAAGAAGTTTAGCAGATCCACCGTTATTTCCTGCGAATATATATCCAAAATTTAGTAAAATAAACGCCGTGATTACTTTTACGCCCAATCAGACTGCAGAAATTATGGACTGGAATTGATTACCGGGTACAGAAGATCGACCTTTGACAGCATCCTCCATCTGATATGTGTTGATGAAACGATTTGCAATTGAGTTTAGAAGAGCTAATAGAGAATTGGTAGGCGCGATCGAGTGCAATTggggtgaaattagggtttataacatATAAAAGCGAAAAGGGGGTGGGGTGGAGGTGATGGGCGGGAATAAGAGTGGTTAATCTTTCAAAACTCAAATTTGTAACGTAACGTTATACCCGCTCCTTCTTCGTAAAATGTTTGGAATTGGACCCTCGAGCTTTCTTTTTGTGCCCGTTACTCCCTTCTCAATCTCCAATTCCCACAACCTTTGTTTTTCGTACGTGATAGTTACACATACCTCCTTTCGGTTTTGTGATATGTTTGACATTAAAAGTGTGTTTGGgattgtttttcaaataaatttttgaattttggttttttttgtaaaagtctaaaaattcaaaaaaaaatgtttggtaaGTAGAAAATCCTTTTAAAACTTATTGCTTGTCAAGAAAAAAATAATGGTTTTTTTAGAAGTCAAGAAATGTTTTTTTGTGACTTTTAGCCACTTAGGGCATCTTCAATCTATCCACAAACtctattttttattcattttttctCATATTCTTCTCCAACTCTACCTCATTTTCATCTTTATTTTTTGAGATATAAAAAGTATTCCTCTATATTTTGaaaaatactattcatatctccaaaaatacaaaattaaatgACTAATCTGTGTGGTATGATGAACTATGCACATATAGTTCAATTTAAAGAAAACAGACAAACTCAATCCTTGTGTTTTATCGATATTACGGAGATAGTCATTTTAATACAGGACGTCAAAAAATTtcattaaatttataaaaatgatatttttatcctttctttttctttttaaattatttttatgtTTCCTGATTATTTCGATAAACtataaggaccatttatgtaatttaatcTAAAATTTATTTCTTTAGATCTGTAAATTCACCGTCCTAATACAAATCATCACTTTCATTGTCCTCCTAAACTATGGGTGTTTCGAAGGAACCAAGCAAATCCCGACATTAGTGAGAATTATCGTCCAAATGAGTGGGTGGTCAATGATGTCCAAGATGCGTTTTTCTGGTGACCCTCACAGCTACTAGCATTTCTTATTTTTCGACATTTTTTCATTAGTCAACGCATATATGGAAACTCTCATTGATTCCAATTTCGGGAATTACTACATTAGGGGTGTTATTGAGGTCGTCTCCGACCATGGCCGTCAAGGATTTAGTTCCTGTCCTAAAGTGGTAATCACCACACTTAGTCGAACTGATTTGCGACACTAGGAGTAGTTTTCATGGTCAACATACCAATTTGGAGTTAGGGTTCCAATTTCCGACGTTTATGAGGACGAATTTTGTAGGAAACGACTTTATAATATTCAGTTTGATTAAAAACTACAAATTTAAGATTCTTAATTGTGTGGGTTTCCTTAAATTGGGGGTTGACTAGTTTTTAACATAATTTATGGTGTCGATAACTTCACGAATCTAGTAAAGCGACAACATTCGTGTTTTCACTATATGGTTTGGCAGGCAAGATCAAAACGAAAGTGTTGAAATGACTGACATCACTAAGAATGATGTTCATGCTTCAATTTATTTTTACCATTCTCTCTAATTGAATCCTTGGAGTTTTTAGGCACATCAACAATGGAAGAAAGCAACATTTGGCGATGTTGAAGAAGTTGGTGACGGTGGTGAAATGGTTCGATGGTTTATGAGATCTAGACAATAGTATCGAGCTTGTTATGTGGGAAATATTTTAGAGGAAGATTTATGATAAATTACGTAAATGGTACTTGGAAagtatttataaataaagatataaaaaagttaaaagggtaaaaaggtcatttGTATACATTTAATGGGAATGTGGTTATTTATAATGGCTTTAGGGATGATCAATGTAATTCAAGTGTAACACTCTGTTTCAAGTCGTTTCTTAATTTGGGGTCGTGACCCGAAGATCAATTGTCATAAGGCATCGAGCTTTGGGAAAGATAGGTTTGGACctatttggatgtgggtaatgtagattatgGAATCCAAGAGTTTGATTTGTGCTTTGGAGCtcaagggtataatggtaaaagTGATGGTTCGGGCCTTTCTTGAATTAATGATTTAAGTACGGAAGGTTTTAAGGCAAAGGAGAATGGCTAGGAGTGTAGTGTTTCTCATTACCTTTCCGAGCATATAAAGAACGACGAAAACGAATTTGGATGAGGGAGTTATGGCCAGTAGAAGTTACAAAGATTTTGTGCTAAGCCGAGTACGCTGTGCATACatggcgtacgttgggcgtattagGCAGGAGTTATCGCGGATAACCAGTCTGGTATGCGGGGCATACACGACCcaaactcaaaccctaattttgggtcttggaccctatttaaaatCCTTAACTCATTTCCAACCCTTATTAATTCTTATctttagcctccatcctctctaaccctaaattcgaaaccctagccttctTTGAAAGATTGTTGAGCTTTTGATTTTTGGTGCATTTGGAAGAAGAATAACTCTTTAGAGAAGTGTTGGTTGTCTTGGAGCTTGTAGATACAGGCCTTGTTCATCTTGATCTAacatctggaggtataaagttttaatCTTGATGGTTCATTTGTTAGACCTTGTCTATGTTTCTTGAGAGTAAATGCTACTCCAAAAGTTTTGGGttgtttattttgatgttttgaggtccctttttcataaagtttgcatcttgCTGGTTGTGGTCCAACTATGCATGACTTATTGACCTCTTAGTGAAGCTAGTATACTAggtttgggttttgggtttctTGGAGCCATGCAAATGCATCAAGTTGATGACTTTATTGATTAAGACACCCATTTGAATTAGATCTAAGCCTTGGGTGTAAAGTCTTAAATGATTAAGCACTTTTAAGTTAGTCATTGGTCATTTTTTTATGTTATGAAGCTTAAAGTTGGTGTTTGGCTCAATTAAGTCATGTTAGGTcataaagtcacgaactttatgaatctagacgTCCATTAGGCTTGAACTTGAGGATTTGGTATTTTGGTCTTAAAGGAATAAGACCTACGGATGGAGTTAGGGTTTAAGCACCATACGTCGAGCGTACTGAGGTGGTATGCGGGGTGTACGCACCAAGGTGCCTTAATGGTCCTTTTTAGGCCTTGGGCCTTTTGGGGATTTGGGTCATGAGTTATTGGGTCGGAtatgggaagggtaaaatagtcttttacctatTTCAAAGATAGAATATGAAttagaccttggattaagagaaTTACCTTACTTATTGATTTGATTAGAGATAATTTGGATGTGTTTAGTGTAAGGAGCCCAGTAGCAACAACGTGTTCGATTTGGTTATCTctagattgaggtgagtctcttcactaaactcatgggtcaaaggcaccaatgtcggcccactggattatgtttgtaggatgatagttATATTCGTGACAATCACTGTTATGtttgtatgtgcttgttgtctctgtgactcttgctgatatgattgtatgctattCGTAAGGGATGAAATAGACCTAATACCAATTCAAAAAGACCGAAGGGGGTAAAATAGACCTAGTACCAATTGAAAAAGACCGAAGGCGGTGAAATAGACcctgtaccggttgaaagagactgaagggggtgaaatagacccagtaccggttgaaagagactgaagggggtgaaatagacccgattaTGTTTTTTActattatgtatgtatggtatggggtattttggggaactcactaagctttgtgcttacagtttatggttatggttttaggtacttccagttcgaaagggaagggcctgacttgatcgcaacgcatccacTTATGTTTCTGtacttttatgattttgggattgtactttcataattatttttactaTGATATACTTTTGAATGGTTGATAAGAATAAATGGTGTTTATGGgttgaattaaaaaaatgaaaattttaccttatgatttttggttcgttacaagttggtattagagtcttgatttgagggattcagacacactctcgagtgtgactaaactcaaactgagggattgATAATCTTTTGAAAGAAAACAAATTTCTGAAAGATTTTTTTCTTAAAGAAAAAgggtgtgtgatgtgtgcaatcggtcgagctcaagtaagtgatttcaAGAATACCTATACAtgtggatatgttatatgttatgagaattgcatgctagattatggCTAAGGATCTGATCAAGATTTCATGTTACTTGAGCttttagaactgcatgctagtaagGATTTTAGATGATTGGGATAGAATGGCCTGATTAGGTGATGTGCTGGTTAGTTTTTTTGATGCCAAAATGTTGCAGGCTTTCTTCTTTGTAGGACTCATACTAATGTGAGATAATTATtccatgaatatgttaagttgcatgttgcaaaggttaaataatcgtagagtgatggatttgaccctattatgCAGCTCTTGTCTAAGTCTAGCCATTATAGGGTTGAgtcctttacttgaaggattatctacaCTTTGTTgcttgtgattgtattcatgaagtagttagctaACATTAGTAGGAGCTCTTCAGCGGCTGATGGTAGGGTGAGGATGAGGAACCGAGGAGATCCTAGGAGGTGTTTTAGTGGGTATGGATGCATTGTTCATCAGGTATTTAGAGTACCGATTTGAGAAGGTGGCTTAGAGGATTCAAGATAATTCTTTAGGAAAgtatagataggtgtggaaggtagtattaggctcgtactactgaaagcacaggatccatactcggaTTGAGAGGAGTCACGAAGAATCTAGGAAACTTGTGGGATGTTGATTCATTGAGTATG includes these proteins:
- the LOC111897424 gene encoding cell wall protein RBR3; this encodes MEDAVKGRSSVPGNNGGSAKLLRYPLRSGTKSKDDKPPLSATSTPSSSRRGKASSVSQSVSVLDLSAKDKSAKPPRRYSIPTKSTTTPATKLASNTTPTSDARTNRSRNNTPVSDASRSLTRRKFSVLSSASYWLSQIKLSEASGKHQVSLGFFKLAQVAACENLQLLRDELKSYTLRHNILELGESAKEVLQLYDISESIEGVQVSETCCSQISEDAISLSSINGVHKPKPKSSSNNGGISVKENNQKKPVQHTKASTNKKMTNQQKNMQKQATNKPKEIVKSKGKKSVTEGVVVSSPEEVITQENKENMDAPPVEEISMES